One Amaranthus tricolor cultivar Red isolate AtriRed21 chromosome 10, ASM2621246v1, whole genome shotgun sequence genomic window carries:
- the LOC130824783 gene encoding uncharacterized protein LOC130824783, whose protein sequence is MAPKERLSWSEQDTKKFLEICIQLKAGSSERKTNWAKIVQGLNVATGKNFNDKQARNKYDDLKAQFKIWNEMELKWTGLSFDPESGCPQKHKGIPSMFLKKPLAHLALLRSLYSGSFATSKYSYSPG, encoded by the exons ATGGCTCCCAAAGAGAGACTCTCATGGAGTGAGCAAGATACTAAAAAATTCTTGGAGATTTGTATCCAATTAAAAGCAGGATCAAGTGAACGCAAAACAAATTGGGCAAAAATTGTTCAAGGTTTAAATGTAGCAActggaaaaaattttaatgataaaCAAGCTAGAAATAAGTATGATGACTTGAAAGCACAATTTAAAATATGGAATGAGATGGAATTAAAGTGGACAGGTCTTTCATTTGATCCCGAGAGTGGATGTCCACAA AAACATAAAGGCATACCTTCCATGTTCTTGAAGAAGCCTTTAGCTCATTTGGCATTGCTACGTAGTCTTTATAGTGGATCTTTTGCAACTAGCAAATATAGTTATTCCCCTGGATGA